In Ornithodoros turicata isolate Travis unplaced genomic scaffold, ASM3712646v1 ctg00000887.1, whole genome shotgun sequence, the following proteins share a genomic window:
- the LOC135375548 gene encoding uncharacterized protein LOC135375548, with protein sequence MVLYSLSNILSVRQYASKASKKYRVRIKEIMKLPQGFPSAMLHLPAREGGLAVPDLEEVAYTDQLKAMARMLRLAHPFVDAVYSEGLVEHHSKLYEQLGVPHGITAANSLNSAVVQAKADRTERVLGQYKTSGLFAHRRDTLGNGWLRTGAKYLSDGDRIRGLRLRSNLYPTRVLSNKHSQDPTACLCHRCGKEEETAKHILQICPSVAQVYTCQG encoded by the coding sequence ATGGTGTTGTACTCACTGTCTAACATCCTGTCAGTGAGACAGTACGCATCTAAGGCAAGTAAAAAGTACCGAGTACGGATCAAGGAGATCATGAAACTCCCCCAAGGCTTCCCGTCAGCAATGCTCCATCTGCCTGCTCGTGAGGGTGGCCTAGCGGTGCCGGACCTAGAGGAGGTTGCCTACACCGACCAATTGAAAGCCATGGCGCGCATGCTCCGCCTCGCTCATCCCTTCGTGGATGCTGTCTATAGCGAGGGCCTGGTAGAACACCACTCCAAGCTCTATGAGCAGCTAGGGGTTCCTCACGGCATCACTGCCGCCAACAGTCTCAACTCCGCAGTTGTGCAAGCCAAAGCAGACCGCACAGAGAGGGTGCTCGGACAATACAAGACTTCGGGTCTGTTCGCCCACCGACGGGATACACTCGGCAACGGGTGGCTCCGTACTGGAGCTAAATATCTCTCGGATGGTGATCGCATCCGCGGCCTGCGACTACGATCTAACCTCTATCCCACCCGAGTGCTTAGCAACAAGCACTCACAAGACCCAACGGCCTGTCTGTGCCATAGGTGTGGAAAGGAAGAGGAAACGGCCAAGCATATTCTGCAGATCTGCCCAAGTGTAGCCCAAGTGTACACTTGTCAAGGGTAG
- the LOC135375547 gene encoding uncharacterized protein LOC135375547: MPLINWSEASPGELTGFTADFLREELVRRQLDTSGSKEDLMNRLLTNIAQTSAASQSMQDAQQTLPDSSAPTSAVPGLSVPVQVTTLPDLSAAVPVFDETKGILARAWIEDLERIRSLASWSDATLRLIAIGKLRGTPKNWHFATGDAHSTWSTWKQAFLRQFDVDLSLIQWQTKVVTVVQLKDQTLCNYAFAKLRFIKRCPLQLSDVQQIEYLLQGLKGQSVATAIAAQRPSTVEEFLSICTDLDKTFVHMQSMHTKDPVVPLPTPIPRDPHQPPPPASQPQSLASRNRATPRTAAEKEERYQAITNKYGAPAYRLGQDLTDAACYKCKGKESTTESLISCNVIQAQVEDVGSVVAFPDSGSKLSITSEPLVSHLQLSPWTRAPLVVVGGEKVYPSGQIVLQISIQAVSAPVHWAVLPRNAVPLILGEDWLATAHMELHVKPPFATELYHRPTGFTITCVEHFLPLFSHAVFVHNSALAQAQAAFQQGGLQTKPLLHQEFPAWAVFESLPDQPVPTEMETTSQSALHVSTTLFDQHSPQQPCMPDKPRVGVQLSSVEAQQVEDVLFQHVNLFANDDQDLGLYTGVQHSITLLPDATPYKRQPYRYTAADRAFLEEQTRVLLDKGITAPASGPWAFPVVVVSHEQKKRLCVNYVPLNKQTVSDAQPLPRIDDIIDDISGARTFASLDLKFAYWQIALRPEDQIKTSFVTHKGTYQWTRMPFGLKNAPSTFQRAMNTIFSKLLTGHHKCGVRVYLDDVLVFATNFEEFLHILDQTLSLLQQAGFKVSLEKCTFAVESLKFLGFILSKDGKLPNPAKVEAIAKMPTPATTKAVLSWLQTPSFYRKFIKKLCPDSTALAGHDEKWCLRVVPRL, from the exons ATGCCACTTATCAACTGGTCGGAAGCATCGCCCGGTGAGCTAACGGGCTTTACTGCGGACTTCCTCCGCGAAGAACTTGTCCGGCGTCAATTAGACACATCCGGGTCGAAAGAAGACCTCATGAATCGCCTTCTAACCAACATCGCGCAAACAAGTGCTGCGTCACAGAGCATGCAAGACGCACAACAGACTCTACCCGACTCATCAGCCCCAACTTCTGCTGTACCTGGGTTGTCAGTTCCGGTGCAAGTGACTACTCTGCCTGATCTATCGGCCGCAGTTCCCGTTTTCGATGAGACTAAAGGGATCCTGGCCCGCGCATGGATCGAAGACTTGGAACGCATTCGCAGCTTGGCATCATGGAGCGACGCTACGTTACGTCTTATCGCCATTGGGAAGCTTCGCGGCACTCCTAAAAACTGGCATTTTGCAACCGGCGATGCGCATTCAACATGGTCTACTTGGAAACAAGCCTTTCTACGACAGTTCGACGTGGACCTTTCGCTTATTCAATGGCAAACCAAGGTGGTGACTGTCGTACAATTGAAGGACCAGACACTTTGCAACTATGCGTTCGCAAAGCTTCGCTTTATCAAGCGCTGCCCGCTTCAGCTCTCAGACGTACAACAAATCGAGTACCTTCTACAAGGCTTAAAAGGTCAGAGCGTAGCAACGGCCATCGCAGCCCAGCGGCCTTCGACAGTGGAAGAATTTTTGAGCATTTGCACAGACCTGGACAAAACTTTCGTTCATATGCAGAGTATGCATACTAAAGACCCTGTGGTGCCATTGCCAACGCCAATTCCACGAGATCCTCACCAGCCTCCACCACCAGCATCCCAACCTCAAAGCCTGGCTTCGCGTAACCGGGCTACCCCTCGAACAGCtgctgagaaagaagaacgCTACCAGGCTATCACGAATAAGTATGGTGCACCTGCATATCGTCTTGGCCAAGACCTTACAGACGCTGCCTGTTACAAATGCAAAGGAAAAG AGTCCACCACTGAATctcttatttcgtgtaatgtcATTCAAGCACAAGTTGAAGACGTTGGCTCAGTAGTGGCCTTCCCCGATAGTGGATCAAAGCTCTCTATCACCTCGGAGCCTCTCGTATCACATCTTCAACTTTCCCCATGGACCCGAGCTCCGTTAGTCGTCGTCGGTGGAGAAAAAGTGTACCCATCGGGACAGATTGTGCTTCAGATATCGATACAGGCTGTCAGCGCCCCTGTACACTGGGCAGTCCTTCCAAGGAATGCTGTGCCCCTCATCCTGGGTGAGGATTGGTTGGCCACAGCCCATATGGAACTCCATGTGAAGCCACCATTCGCCACAGAACTTTACCATCGCCCCACGGGATTCACAATAACTTGTGTTGAACACTTCCTTCCACTGTTTTCTCATGCAGTGTTTGTGCACAACTCAGCTCTTGCACAAGCGCAAGCCGCATTCCAGCAAGGTGGACTTCAGACCAAGCCATTACTTCATCAGGAGTTCCCAGCATGGGCAGTCTTTGAAAGCCTTCCAGACCAGCCTGTACCTACAGAGATGGAGACAACATCCCAGTCAGCTCTGCACGTTAGCACAACACTTTTTGACCAGCATTCACCGCAGCAGCCATGCATGCCTGACAAGCCACGGGTAGGCGTACAGCTTTCTTCAGTTGAGGCCCAGCAAGTGGAGGATGTGCTCTTTCAGCATGTCAATTTGTTTGCCAATGATGACCAAGACCTGGGACTGTACACGGGTGTTCAACATTCCATTACTTTGCTACCTGATGCTACGCCATACAAGAGGCAGCCTTACCGCTATACGGCAGCTGATCGAGCGTTTCTGGAGGAACAAACACGTGTATTGCTTGACAAGGGCATAACTGCACCAGCCTCTGGCCCTTGGGCGTTCCCGGTTGTTGTCGTCTCACACGAACAGAAAAAGCGACTGTGCGTGAACTACGTGCCATTAAACAAGCAGACCGTCAGTGACGCGCAACCTCTTCCCAGAATTGATGATATTATTGATGACATCTCTGGCGCACGCACCTTTGCTTCCCTAGACCTCAAATTTGCCTACTGGCAAATTGCTCTCCGCCCGGAAGATCAGATAAAAACATCATTTGTCACGCACAAAGGTACTTATCAGTGGACCCGTATGCCTTTTGGCCTTAAGAATGCGCCCTCAACCTTCCAGCGAGCCATGAACACCATTTTCAGCAAACTTCTAACAGGTCACCACAAATGTGGTGTACGCGTGTATCTCGACGATGTTTTGGTGTTTGCTACCAATTTTGAGGAATTTTTGCACATCCTGGACCAGACCCTGTCTCTTCTGCAACAAGCAGGCTTTAAGGTGTCATTGGAGAAATGCACCTTTGCTGTGGAGTCACTCAAGTTCTTGGGCTTCATACTGTCTAAAGATGGCAAGTTACCCAACCCGGCAAAGGTTGAAGCTATAGCCAAGATGCCTACACCCGCCACAACTAAAGCAGTGCTTTCTTGGCTGCAAACCCCGAGTTTCTACCGGAAGTTCATAAAAAAACTTTGCCCAGATAGCACAGCCCTTGCAGGCCATGATGAAAAGTGGTGTCTACGAGTGGTCCCCCGCTTGTGA